The DNA window TTAGAATCTAATCGTGTTtctgatttttattttgtattttctatGTGATATATGATGTTACAGTGTATCGATATTTGATGTCTGGCTAATTATGTTAGTTTTCAGGGCATTCATTCCCTTTCtatgattttgtaattttaattttttttaaatgcaaaTATTTTCCACGTGTATATTGTCTATCGTTAACATGATGTAAtgtagcattttttttttttggctctTTCTAAAATCCCCTGACTAATCTGATCAAAGAGAACATGTATAATTAGATTGAATTGAATTCAAATAGTTACTtgatttaaagattaaaactTCGTTGACTTTGTGTTTATTCTTCCTGCCAGGAATGAATACCTTACTTGATTTGTCTCGGAGATGATTGAGTTTCACTTCAAAAGCCATTAGTCATAAATCACGTCATAGAACCTAAACCCATGATGCGTTTGTCCCTCTATTTCTAGTTGTGAAGTTTATAATCTGGATTGATTAGTAGAAGTACTTTAGGCATgccatttcaattttctggCTTGCATTCTCTGGTGCCTTTAGGGAATGACAATGTTCTGCGAGAGGTATGAGAGTTTATGGAGCAAGGATCTGTCATCATATTATCAAATCTTACTCTTAATGTTTTGCTTCATTTTggaatttgtattttttaatatttttatgcttCTACTGTCTTTTTGTTGGACTTGATATCTCTCTGTAGGCTTGAATTAATCTTTGATTGCTATATGCTGTGCCAGATGTTTGCAGATTTAAGGTGTTCGCCTTCATGTGCGCGTGCGGGGATTCATGGTACAGTAGCAATATGTCCTCCTGATTGTTTTCAGTACAAAGGGACGTTGGATGTCTTCTACAAAATCATTCGACAGGTTGGTCAATTTTCTCTAGTTAATCTTAACTGATGGATAAACTTgtgatttatttctttgtttttgcttgAAAACTACTGCTTCTGGTATTGAATGATGTAACACAATTGGCTTGTAAAATAGATGTGTCTGCTAGTTAAAGTATGTTATGAACTATGCATTTGTTTTAGTAGTATTCATTACACGTTAAAATTCACAGGAAGGATTTGCAAGGTTATGGAGAGGCACAAATGCTGGCCTAGCTCTTGCTGTTCCCACGGTATGACATCATATTAATCCAAGGCCACCCCTCTCATTGTCTAAAAGTTTTATGAGTAATGATTaatgtcttttttatttaaaagaacaGGTGGGAATCTATCTACCTTGCTATGACATATTCCGAAACTGGTTAGAGGAGATCACTTCACAGAATCATCCTAGTGCTACTCCTTATGTTCCTTTAGTNNNNNNNNNNNNNNNNNNNNNNNNNNNNNNNNNNNNNNNNNNNNNNNNNNNNNNNNNNNNNNNNNNNNNNNNNNNNNNNNNNNNNNNNNNNNNNNNNNNNNNNNNNNNNNNNNNNNNNNNNNNNNNNNNNNNNNNNNNNNNNNNNNNNNNNNNNNNNNNNNNNNNNNNNNNNNNNNNNNNNNNNNNNNNNNNNNNNNNNNNNNNNNNNNNNNNNNNNNNNNNNNNNNNNNNNNNNNNNNNNNNNNNNNNNNNNNNNNNNNNNNNNNNNNNNNNNNNNNNNNNNNNNNNNNNNNNNNNNNNNNNNNNNNNNNNNNNNNNNNNNNNNNNNNNNNNNNNNNNNNNNNNNNNNNNNNNNNNNNNNNNNNNNNNNNNNNNNNNNNNNNNNNNNNNNNNNNNNNNNNNNNNNNNNNNNNNNNNNNNNNNNNNNNNNNNNNNNNNNNNNNNNNNNNNNNNNNNNNNNNNNNNNNNNNNNNNNNNNNNNNNNNNNNNNNNNNNNNNNNNNNNNNNNNNNNNNNNNNNNNNNNNNNNNNNNNNNNNNNNNNNNNNNNNNNNNNNNNNNNNNNNNNNNNNNNNNNNNNNNNNNNNNNNNNNNNNNNNNNNNNNNNNNNNNNNNNNNNNNNNNNNNNNNNNNNNNNNNNNNNNNNNNNNNNNNNNNNNNNNNNNNNNNNNNNNNNNNNNNNNNNNNNNNNNNNNNNNNNNNNNNNNNNNNNNNNNNNNNNNNNNNNNNNNNNNNNNNNNNNNNNNNNNNNNNNNNNNNNNNNNNNNNNNNNNNNNNNNNNNNNNNNNNNNNNNNNNNNNNNNNNNNNNNNNNNNNNNNNNNNNNNNNNNNNNNNNNNNNNNNNNNNNNNNNNNNNNNNNNNNNNNNNNNNNNNNNNNNNNNNNNNNNNNNNNNNNNNNNNNNNNNNNNNNNNNNNNNNNNNNNNNNNNNNNNNNNNNNNNNNNNNNNNNNNNNNNNNNNNNNNNNNNNNNNNNNNNNNNNNNNNNNNNNNNNNNNNNNNNNNNNNNNNNNNNNNNNNNNNNNNNNNNNNNNNNNNNNNNNNNNNNNNNNNNNNNNNNNNNNNNNNNNNNNNNNNNNNNNNNNNNNNNNNNNNNNNNNNNNNNNNNNNNNNNNNNNNNNNNNNNNNNNNNNNNNNNNNNNNNNNNNNNNNNNNNNNNNNNNNNNNNNNNNNNNNNNNNNNNNNNNNNNNNNNNNNNNNNNNNNNNNNNNNNNNNNNNNNNNNNNNNNNNNNNNNNNNNNNNNNNNNNNNNNNNNNNNNNNNNNNNNNNNNNNNNNNNNNNNNNNNNNNNNNNNNNNNNNNNNNNNNNNNNNNNNNNNNNNNNNNNNNNNNNNNNNNNNNNNNNNNNNNNNNNNNNNNNNNNNNNNNNNNNNNNNNNNNNNNNNNNNNNNNNNNNNNNNNNNNNNNNNNNNNNNNNNNNNNNNNNNNNNNNNNNNNNNNNNNNNNNNNNNNNNNNNNNNNNNNNNNNNNNNNNNNNNNNNNNNNNNNNNNNNNNNNNNNNNNNNNNNNNNNNNNNNNNNNNNNNNNNNNNNNNNNNNNNNNNNNNNNNNNNNNNNNNNNNNNNNNNNNNNNNNNNNNNNNNNNNNNNNNNNNNNNNNNNNNNNNNNNNNNNNNNNNNNNNNNNNNNNNNNNNNNNNNNNNNNNNNNNNNNNNNNNNNNNNNNNNNNNNNNNNNNNNNNNNNNNNNNNNNNNNNNNNNNNNNNNNNNNNNNNNNNNNNNNNNNNNNNNNNNNNNNNNNNNNNNNNNNNNNNNNNNNNNNNNNNNNNNNNNNNNNNNNNNNNNNNNNNNNNNNNNNNNNNNNNNNNNNNNNNNNNNNNNNNNNNNNNNNNNNNNNNNNNNNNNNNNNNNNNNNNNNNNNNNNNNNNNNNNNNNNNNNNNNNNNNNNNNNNNNNNNNNNNNNNNNNNNNNNNNNNNNNNNNNNNNNNNNNNNNNNNNNNNNNNNNNNNNNNNNNNNNNNNNNNNNNNNNNNNNNNNNNNNNNNNNNNNNNNNNNNNNNNNNNNNNNNNNNNNNNNNNNNNNN is part of the Cucurbita pepo subsp. pepo cultivar mu-cu-16 unplaced genomic scaffold, ASM280686v2 Cp4.1_scaffold001582, whole genome shotgun sequence genome and encodes:
- the LOC111786375 gene encoding mitochondrial carrier protein MTM1-like, which gives rise to MLCQMFADLRCSPSCARAGIHGTVAICPPDCFQYKGTLDVFYKIIRQEGFARLWRGTNAGLALAVPTVGIYLPCYDIFRNWLEEITSQNHPSATPYVPL